CATAGAGACGGTTTGAGTATCTTCCAGTAATATCTGCTCTCACAGTCAGGGAAGGATCTGGAAGAAAGGATGAGAGAAGTTGTAGGGAACAGGATTAACCTTCAAACAGAACGAAACAAATTTTTCTGCACTTCTGCTTGCTTCCTAAATGTTTCTGCAAGACAAGTCTTCTTCCACTGACAACCAAGAGATTGTTCTTCTACACAGTCACTGACATTTAAATTTTAAGTGGTGTGTTTTCAGAGTTATTAAGAAGGGGATAGGTTTAATTCTGATCAGTGTTGATCAGCCTTCCACCCTGTGCCACTGCAGAGTGTCTAAATTAACAAGCTGAGTCTGCTTTCAGGTtacaaatgttattaaaaaagaaataataaaggaaGAGATAATATGGCAGTTGCTTTGGTCTGTTGAAAATGGTCATCATGACCTCGATTTATCAAGATACATGTTAATGATACGTGTGTGCAGTACGTGGGATGACATATTTCTTGTGGGAGAGGGAATACCTGAATGCATGCATAGCCACTAATATGCCTCCAAAACACAAATGCTTCAGAGGGGTTTGTGTAGGTTAGGGGAGCACAGAACTCAGTACTGAGCTTTGAAAATTAGCTTCTGAAGCATCCGGGGTCACTGCTGGTCCTGCAGTGACAATGTCTGAGATTGTGTTACAGACAGAAACTTGTCAGTTTTAGAGTATCTCTAGAGGTAGGAACATGAGCAAGGCTGAGCCAGTGCCTACCAATTCCAGTGACTGTGGCATCATGTCATTTTGATGACACAATGGAAGGAATTACATCATTCGTGGAATCCAGGAGGGAAGTATGCTGGACCTGTGAAACTAATGACCTGGCTGGGGTTGCTTTCAAATTGCATCCCACAAATCTAACTAGAAATTTTATATTTCCCATGGAATAAATTCCTGTTAATAAGCCTGGGGTTTCAAGATTCATGGCACAGCAGGGGCTTTCATCTGAGATCAGCTTTGATGCTTGAGGTACTCACCTATGAATAAAATCCGAGGGACATACTGGCCATCAGGTGAAAGATTCTTGTCTGTGGTTTCATACTTAAACAGAGAAGGTTTCCAGTCAAGGAGGGCATGTGacataatatttcttttcttcattgtaCTTTGTGTTATGAAATAGAGCTTAAGTAACACATTTTGCAGTTTTAAGAAATTCACTGTTTAGGATGCAATCTTTTAGTAGCTGGAGTTGGAAATTGATAACAGTTAATGTTATTCttaaactttattattattaagcTTTAAATTCCCTCATACTATGATAGCTACAAATGAAAGACACTTATTACTAAATCTGTTACACTTCACTACTGGCCATTTTCCTAGCCAACCCTAGCTATTAAACTGACTAATTATAGCTAGAGAAGCCATAATTAAAAATAGAACTTTATTGCTTTCACTTAATGAAGTGTATCTGGGAAACTTACCACAAGGTTCAGGAGAATGAATTTTTCAGCCAATTTCTGTATATCTTTATGTTCAGCAAAGACCTTCTTGAGTGCTAGGGTGGAAATAAATGGGTATGAAAGTAGAATTAAATTGAGAATTTCCAGTTTATAATTGCAGCAAATGAAGATTTTAAGGTCATTCATCTGGAAGATGATTTATATTCTGTGTGGTAAAGAGTAAGTATAATGGTAAAAAATGTCTCTCTTTCCTTCAGATAGTGCAGGTTTCAAATTTGTCTGCACATACTTGAATTTGAACATTTGACCCTTTAAACCTAGCCTGCTATTGCTGTTTCTGGCTCCAGTTCTTAAGGCACAGAAAACTCAGTATGAAGGTGTAGGACTTCAGCCTGAAATGTCTGAAAGGATTTTAATGCTTGTACAAAGATCCTTCTGGAGTTACTGGAGCTATGGGTGGACACAAAGGTCTTGCTGTGTGGATTAGCTTGCAGGAAGAAGGGTCCTCAGGTAAATTCAGAAACATTGGGTAAGAGCAGTCCCAGTTACCAGAAATCCCCCAGGAGCTCAGTTTCAGCCTAGTTTGATTAAGGTCCTGGCCGAATTGAGTCTCAGTCATCAATGATACTGAGAGCTGAATACATCCTTTccaataaaatactgtttttcactaCTCCTGGTCTTGCTGTTGGTTTTGGCTTATTGTGATGCAACCCAAAACCAGATTTTGCCACAGGTCAAAACCTGCTGCCTTGTGCTCTTTTCTGTATCTATTCTGTACCATGTAATaccgaattatcatttttattttatttctacacATTGGAAAATACCTACATGTGATGGCGACTTGAAGAACATTCCACATGCTTGCACAAGTTAGCATTTCACTGAGGTTTAGCAAGCAGAATggtggctgattttttttttaagcagcatttattcagaaaacaaaacctagatttttaaaattctttttttttttttttttctccccagtgcaAAGGGATTACCTTGGCTGTGTGGGCAGTCGTCCAAGTGATGGATAATCATCAGGGGTTTGTTGCTGGAAAAGAAGAGTCCTCGTTAGGGCCAGGCAGGCGCTGAGGGGGTGCGGGGTGCGGAGCAGGGCGCGGTACCTGTGCTTGGCACGGAAGAGGGCTTCCTCGTACGTCTGCGTCCAGATGAGCTGGTCTCCCCAGCCTGGGGGGAAGCACAGGCAGCGTTATAAGTGGGGCCAGAGGCCGGGGCACCCGGGGGGTTTGTGTTCCATCCCTGCCCGTGGCTGCAGGGAAGGGCTTTAAACAGACCGGCTGCCAGAGGGCTTTAAATCAGCAGTAAAGTGGGGGGGGGGTGCTCGGAAATGATAGAAAATTTATTTGCAGCATGAGttgcaagaaaattaatttattagaaCAGAACAACGCAGGAGTCAAAACTTTAGCAGATTGcactgtttttcctttaatttgggatggggttttttggtttttacctCTGGAGAGTGTCTGAGGTAGTTTTGGTTTAGCAGTAGTCTCCTTTGTCTCCTTCTTGCCTGCATCCTTTGCCAGGGCACAGGAGATGGCAACGAGCAGCAGGAACATGGACATGTAACTCTTCTCCATGGCTGCTCCTGGAAGACATGAGAGAAACTTCTGGTTGTCGTGCCTCCCAGGCTGGTGCTTGCTTGGAGGCACACAGCAGATAAGGACAGGTAGAGCAGCAGGTCAAGTCACAAGTATGCAGCAGGGTGAGTCTGGGCTGAAACCAACTGCTCCAGGCAGGGGCCTGGGCTTGGGGAAACATCAAGGAAGTCTGAGATTTGCTTAGCAAGTAGCCATGAAGGACCCGGCTGCTTTCTGCTGCCCTGTTCATGCCGTTGGGCTGTGGTCCTTTTAAGATGCACACTTATGTGttagtttctctctcttctttttacaTTTATTGAATTTGTGTAGTAAAAACATGAGTTTTGGCAATTCCAAAAGTACTTGCAAGTCCTAGTAGGTTCACGGTTCTACCTCGATCTCCCAGTGTTATAGTAACTTAGCAGCAGGTGCTGAAAAACTAACTTGTCTCAGCTCTTCCTCCATTTTGCAGTAGGAACAACGCAATAAGTCAGAATGTTAAGCTAGGCTTTACAGTGAGCCATTGGCACAGCTTAATGCTGTTGTTGAACCTTCCAATCCTGTCTTCCCCCTTGAAAGTATCATCTAATCCTTAAAACCTGTAGAATCTATAATCAAAAGAGTGGGGAGAGGTTGCTGCGTGGAGCAGTGAGAACTGAAATGCAGTTTGCTCGTTTAAGGAACACAAAGCAGAGGGCTTTTCCTGAGCCAGACTCTGGGGCATGGAGGTGGGGATGAGACATGTCTGATGGGAAGCTCCTCAGCATTTCAGCTGGGATGTTTCTTTGAAGGGGCAAAACACTTTAGCAACATGACCCTATGTTTTCTCATAAAATTTCCTCCTAGAAGCTACAACAGCAATGTAATGGGTACAGTAAGCAAATCTAAGATATTCcaaaagcaatgcagaaaatTCAAAAGATTCATGCAATATTACAACAGGCTGccagtttttaaaattcagacaatgaaaatgaaaatccagGGAAACGGAAGCATTTTTCTGGGTAGGAAGGAGGAGACATTAGCTGAATTTGCATCAGTGGTACAGTGCTCTTTGCTACTGGGATGTCCAACAGACCTCAAACATCCAAAAAGTTACTGTTTCAAAGGGCGTGAAATACGATTTTTGCAGCAGACTACCTTTCCACCCTAAGAAAAATCTCCTtggcaagaaagaaaattgcaTAAAGTTAAGTTAAACCCAGTGAATTTTCAGGGTTGCCTCAAGAGTTGTTTTGGCTAGAGCTGTATAGCGGAAGTAAAgcgtctttaaaaaaaaaaaagaaaaaaaagaaaaagaaggtatggGACAACCAGGAAATTGAAGACCAGACAAATTTTATGCTGTTGCTGATGCAGgatgcagaaagcaaagacatTAAACTTGCTCTTTAAAAACTTTGCCTCTGGAAGGCTATGTGCACTTTTGCTAAATTTTCCACCCCACAAAACCCCCTCATTTCTTAGCTCTTTTAACCTGCAAAGCAAACATTCCTCTACACAATTTTGCTTCATAGcaagctgtgctgagctgtgcctAGTTTGCTGcagtctttttctttccattgatcagctgccccagccccaggtaACCTGGGCTCACAGCTCCCCCCGGTACTTTCTAAAGCAGCGAGTGTGCCGTGCCTTACCTTGTTTCCTCTCCCAGATGCCTGCCAGAATTGGAAGGTGATCCCGGTTACAGTGTGAACGCTGCTGTTCCTACTGCCTATTTATGCACCTTCACACACCCCAGCTCCACCCACAAGCTTTGAATTTGAATACtactttcagaagtattttttccccaccaaaacATTCAGAGTTAAGTTTGTAATTAAATAACATTAGTTTCCTGTCAAATGCTGTATCTAAAGTTCAGAGATGTTTCTACAGACTTTTGGCACATTTTTTGAAAGGTGATTTTAAAAGGTTGGCAAAGATCCAAGTCCAGGTAAGCTTAAGTCAAGACTCCCAGTTTGCCTGAAGagtgatttgtctttttttgatTGGTCAGAAAATCAGTATGGGTTGCTGTTCTTTTAGTCCTCTGAAAAAGTTAAATTGATGACTCAGAACTTTAGATGTTAATTAGATAATTAGCTAAGCACATTATACAGATACATGTGTACACATACATGTATAACAACACATAGGAAAATTGTAATAAAATCTAAAAGAAAGTTTGTAAAGATctcaataaaaatgtatttagaagCTATAACAATAAACTGTGTTCATAACCAGAGGtctaaataaacatttaattcaAATTCCATGTTTAATTAGTtgtgcagaaaattatttttaaccacAACATGAAAATCAACCATTTCAGGTTTCAGATACACATATAATATGGTACAATGCTTAGGAAGATGGAACCTTTTCAGGTGGCTGGAAGCCATCCCTAGGGTTGCACCAACTGCCCATGGTCCTTCCTCAGAGGTCAGTGCAATTCTGTCCTCAGCAATATATGTTTAAGCTACAGTATGTTCTCCTTGGTGCATGCCTCATATATTTCAGTGAGATTAAAATCACATGTTCATGGGCAGTGAACACTTAACGACTCAGCTGGGTAGATGAAATCCATCAGATGCGGATTCTTCTGCTTGAAATTCACAGTGCTGTCTGGTGGGTGATAACAGcacccatttttttctgaatgtactCCACTATATTCTTCATTTGGAgaatggtttttggttttgtttttgtttttttaaatcttttgtgAATAACAATTAGGAAAATGAGGTGCAGAAGCAAGATGGTGaactgaagcaaaaaataaaactgcGGTTCCTTACAAATGTACAGTAGTACCATGCTTTGTGAGGATGCTTGACTTATTGGAAGGGTGAAACCAAACCTCAGAGGGAGGCCAGTGATTTTAACTCCCCTTTCTGTATGTTTCATGTCATTGACAACCTgataaattaaatgaaatgaGAGGAAGATTGCATACCaatctctgctcctcttccaGTGCTTCTGGAAGATTCAGTGATGTATTTTGTTAGCTTCAAATCACATccactcagatttttttctaagactTATACCAAAGTAGATTTCCAAGATCCATATGTGGACATGCGAGTGCTCACTTTGAACAATCAGGTTACATCCTTAATCTGCTTCAATGCAGATATATGAGTCAAAAATTAGGTACCTGTTtctgaaatcttgctttcagCTCAGGCAATTCATAATGTAATTTAATATTCTCCTGTTGACTATCTTCTCAGGTCACACCTAATAGCATTTGGTAGTTGTAAAGCCTGTAACAAAAGTTCTAGTTGCTCTCTGGTTATGTGAAGAGATAATGAGCAGGTAGGCTCCCACTCACTTCTTTTTAAATTGGGCTTTTcctgaaaatgaattttcaaaactaAGCCCTCGCTTACTTCTCGGCTCCTGCCTTAGTTGTACTTCTATTTCATTTGCACCTTTGCTTTCTCCTGTTTTCAGGAAATGCACTTACTTTAACCTATTGCCACATAGCTTTGTGCTGCTCTGTAAGAAACTCAATAATTTGAAATACAGCTACTCACAGGGACTTCCCTGTCAGCTCGAAGTCAGTGATCTCGATGGAGCTAGTTGAACATGTCTCTTAACTCATCCTTTGGCCTTGTTAATGGAGAAGAGAGCTCagcctttcccacagctcccTGCTTAGGTCCTGAGACTGTACCCAGTCTTGTGATCTGCTGCTcagaataaataacaaaaatttataTTGGAGGAATAAAAGTATGGATGAAATATATAGTCAGTACCACATGCTCTGAGTCAAAGCCAGAGACAGCCATATCTGGGAGTCGGTGAGCTTCCAGGGCTGTTAAAGTAGTAGTATATTGTAAGACAAGGTGATTGAAAGTAGAATAAATTCATCTGAGAACTGGTCAAGCTTCTTTTGTCAATGGTTTAAGTACATGAactgaatattaatttttaatcacCTGAAAGCTGCTTGGATGAAATTTACCAGATAATTTCTCTGGAAAGCCTTTCACCCCAAAATTTAGGAGCTGAGACATCTCTGACACCTATGGCAGATGTAGATCCCATTCTATTTCCCTGCTGAAATAATTCAAATCCTTATCTTGAAGATTATAGGTAGGTGCTCTCTGGATTGGAATATGGAATGATGATCGATGTTCCCAGACACTCATGTTGAGACCGTTTCTTTTTTGTATAATAGCAATTTGTGCTGGAGCAGGTACCAGACCCAGATACCCACTTCCCAGCTTAGTTGTTCGACTGTTAGGCAAGAAAGCGATTTTTCTCACATTGGCTCAGGAAACTTTTGCTAATACATGCAAATGGAGAGCACTACTAAAGGAGAGACTAGGAAGGACTTGGTATCTTATAAGTGGCCCAGACATTCTCCTGAGAGTTGGAAGACCATGGTTCAACCATTCTCCTATCTACTTTAGTATTCAGTACAAACCCACATTTCAATACAGAGCTGGGAAGTCAAAAGTTCAGCATATTTCTTCTACTGCTCAACACTTAAAGCTGGTAACTGGAGTTCAGGTAAATATCTGCTAAGAATCTGATGATTTGTCTAGAAGGACAAATGATGATTTCCCAAAATATGTCAGCCTAAcactttcctcttttttgttgAATGAATTACTCAGTGAACTTGCGGTACCTACAGCTTATGggtaatatttttcaaattgGATATCAGAAAAGAGGGTTGGGATTTAAAATACGACATTCCAACCCTTCTATCACTGCTTTCAAAAGACTGATCCATCAGGATTTTGATATCTCTGAAGACATTCTTTCCCACTTGCATGTGCACATTCATAATACAGATCACTACCTCTTGATATAAATTGGCAAGCTGGAACACCAGCATGGAACATCCTTTACATAGCTTCAGATAAAGGTGGGGATTTATCATGTAACCAGTTATTATATTATAGTCTGTTTTGAGCTGTGAACTACTGGGATGTCTGGAAAGTATTGCTGTATGATGTGTTTAAAATCAGTAAGTCGTCTGAACACCCATAGTAAACAtacttgcttttgtattttttaatgccCTTTTCGACAACAGTAAGGAAACTATAATGATCTGTTACACCAAGGAGTCTCAAGGTTTTCAGGTTATGTAGGACTTAATTGTTCAGCTTGTACTGGATAAGAGAAAGCCTGATCCTGAAAACATTTAGATttaactttgaaatgtttttttcagtcccACAGGGAGGCAGTGAATGAGTGAAGAGGGATTCTTTGATGAGAGGGATTGGGAAGCTGGGGATGTACCACAGTCTGCAGAGAAGACTGTTTATCTAGTCTCAGCTGGGCAAGTTGATTATGATTGGCAAGGCTTCATGCCCAAACTTCTTGTACTtaagtaaatgcattttaattaattgAAAGAACTATCTgtgtttaaaaccagaaaatttgcTGTACTCCAATGACTCCTCCCCTGTCAGAGCAACTGATACTCAATTTTCGATATTGCTCAAAATCTGTAAGCCAGCATTTTCCTATTTTTACTACACTGTAATATATGAGGATGGTGGGAAGACCTTTGTGTTTTGGACAGCTTAGTTTTGTACTTAGTATCATATGGACAGTTTTTAATTAACCCCTTTCTGTTGATATAACTTGTTTATAAGACCTGCCTTCTTGGGTCCTGGGATGATAAACTCTATTACAGGCAAGTAGCTGAGCCACAATGTCTGTAATTCAGTGAGTCTCCCAGAGCTGCCACCTTACTGTGGTCTCTGTGCGCCTCCTTGTATTCATTGTTCTTATTTCAAATTTATGTTTGGTTATCTGTAGCCCAGATACTCTCAGTTTTCCTAATGCTTTACCTCAAAGATCAGAAGTCTGTGGCTTCTAGTGAGTTATCGGTGACATGATGCCAGCTCTGACTCCCAGAATTGGTCCCTAAGTAGTAAGGGACGGGATTCTCTTTGTTCTCTTTATTCTTACTAACTTACTTGAAAGTTTACAAAAATGAAGGATTTCATTCTGGTTATTTttgttggtgtggttttttttaattttaaatttttaaatttttatcagtGAGCATTAAATACATCTGCCTAGTGAAATTCCAGCTGAACCCACTGACACAACTGCTTTCTTAGCCCCACTGCTGCTTGTGCACTAATCTCACATCATTTAATATTGCTTTTGCTTTTGGGCCAATATCCTAATCAGCATTACCTCTGCAATGAAATGTATTTGTTCTGCCGATTTTGTCTCTGTTACTGGTAGTGTTGGTATTTCTCTCCAAGCTGTGCAGACTCTCATGGTGTTGACACCTTCTGGCTGTCATGATGTGCTCCACAGCACCTTCAATCCTCCCAAATTCTTGACGTTGCCTTGGCTTGTGTATTTAACACAGAATGTGCAGTTCCAGTCAGTCACACCGACGGCACAGCTTTAAGGAACTCCAGCTTTGAGGTTCAGCTGCCTTTCTATTGCAGGTCTCACAGTTGTCATGTCTTAGATATTCCACCATGTCCCCACCATGTCCACATCTCAGCaccatttttccttcctgtacTTCAGTCTGAACTGAATGAGGGTCTTTGCTTGGACAATTTCAGTTGCCTTGTCGAGGTTAATCTTGGATTTACCAGTCTCATTTTCTGAGTTGGATTTCCCAGATTCTGAATATAATATGTTTTTTTATGCACGCCTCAGCAACAAAATTGTAAAACTGACTCTCCAGTTTTAGATCAGTGATAAACTCCTCTGTTTTCACCttcttaccttctttttttttttgggggggggggggcggtgtctCCCCCCACCCCGAATGCAGTACTCTAAATTTCTGTCTAATGTCACAACTGATCTCCTTTACTAAAATTCAATAAGTTGGCTGGGCTTGTCTAATGTGTTGAAGAGGATAAGGGACTATCTAATAGCAGGAGGATAGTGTAGCACTGGCACAAGTCACCCAGAGAGGTGGAAAGATAACACTGCTGTCAGGTTTCTAAGAGCTGGTTCAACAAATTTTGAACCTTAATGTCATTATTCAGTGATCATGCTGGGGGATGGTGTTGGAAAGAGTACTTTCATCTTGTTCCTGACACTTCAGCTGTTTAACAGTTTATAACATGAATTTTGAAGTAATACAGCAGCCTGTTCCAGCTGGTTCATGCTATGAGGTAGTTCCTAATGCAAATCACTGAACATGTTTCTGAAGGCATCTCGCTACAATTCTTGTCTGCAAATACTGACATGATATCATTCCTTTTCTTACACAGTATCTTAATGACTTATTATAGACCACTGGTTTGTCTTCTCATTGAATAAAGCCATGCTGTTGTAGAATGCCTCAAACTTCGTATTTTCATTAGTTTTCCAATTTTAGGTTGCCTATATCCTATGCTATGCTGCTATCCTGGCTCCTAAAAAATCTCTTATTTGCCAATATAACAAACATTAGGGATGTATACCTTTAAAAGGTCTTAGCCAAGGTCACCTTTAAAAATCTCTGTAGAGCTACAAATCCCAAAATAGTCTCAGGGCAgaattcttcctcttttttgcaTTCCCTGATTGTGTGAGTATAAGGTTTTGCTGAATTTTTAATGTTCCTTCTGCCTAAACCACACTTACTGCAAAAATAGCCCATCTCACAGGGATAAGTGTCTTCCCCTCTATTTCTGTGAAGAATAACATTTTACTGCTAATAATCTCTTAGCACACTTTACCAGTACACTACCCTGAGTTTCTTGCTGAAGAGTGTGTTTGTGCAGAAGGCTGGCACAGGAGCAGGATCAATGATGATGGCTTCTCAAAAGTCGTTGAGAAGGAACTGAGCTATTTTCTTGGTGGGCAACATACCACAATGCAATGACCTTGGATGAGAGAAGGTAGATCTCCCATAACATCCCCACAGaaaagctgatgaagtatggagTAAATAAGAGGAGAGTGGGAGGGACTGAAAGCTGGCTGAACTGCCAGGATCAGCGTTGTGGTTGGTGACACACAAGCTGGAGgtcagtcactagtggtgtaccccaggggacaaatattatttaacatcttcattaatggaTGGAaagagtgcaccctcaacaagtctgcaggtgatacaaagctgggaggagtggttgatagaCCAGATGGTTGTGATAACCATGCAGGGGGACCTTGATGGGttggagaaatgagctgacaggaacttcatgaaCTTCAACAAAGGGCAATGCAAAGTTCTGCACCTGCAGAGggaccagtacatgctggggttcaaccagctggaaagcaactttgcagaaaatGACCTAGGattcctggtggacagcaagttgGACATCAGCCAGCAGCATGCCCTGGCAAAGGTGACCAATAGCCCCCtagggctgcattaggcaaagcatCACCAGCAGGGCAAagaaggtgaggccacacctggagtgctgggttgagttctgagctccccagtacaggagagacatggacatactggagtaaGTCCAGCAAAGGGTTTTAAAGATGGTGAAGGGATGGAGCATCTGCCAtttaaggagagactgagagagttggaactgttcagcctagagaagagatggctcagggggatctcatcaatgtgtataaatagcTGTTGAGAGGAAATCCTATGGAAATGTAAGATAAAACTGTTTTGCAATGTGAGGATGATCGAagactggaacaggctgcccagaaaagttgtggaatCTGCATCTTTGGAcatattcaaaacccagctggataCATctctgctctaggtgaccctgctttgagcagcagtCTTGGACTAGAAAatctccagagatgccttccAAATCCAACAATTCTGCTATTTTGTGGTTCTACATATGTAGCATGTATGAAAGAAAGGTTAAATAGTACAAAGGTGAACTTATAATTGAAGCCAGACTTATCCCACTCTCAGCTACAGCTGACCTGTTGCCACATAAAAGCTAAATTAATGGAAAGATGCCATACTGTAGTCACAGATTAGAATATTTTTGCTGGAACAGTAATGAATGGTTATTAACTTTTGCCCATGAGGTTCTCATGTTTCACCACCTTGTGGGTGGTGTACATAACTCCAACACTGTACAAATATAGTTGTAATATCCCTATCAGAATAGTTAGCTGGCTATTTAAGCCAATTAGAATGACTTAAGGCAACGTGTACTTAAAGTCTTGTTTAAACGTTATGGCCTGGAAATGGTAAGCATACTCCCGCAGGTGGTGACACTAAACAAGCAGTATCAGTCACAGGGAGCTGATAGGAGGATGGGTGTTTCCGCTCTCCTGCTGGGCCAGTTTCAGCCAGTGGCATGATGATAACGTGGCTCTATCTTGGCATTCAAATGCACAATGCTcctttaaaactacattttttgtAGCTGGCATAAGCAATGCTATCCTAAATCTTGTGAAATACTTAGATTTTAGTGGTCCAAGGGCTGAAATATGTTTCAGCTGTGCTTAGCATAGAGAATCAGAAGCTGGGACAGAGCAGCCAGATCtcatttcccctccctccctaTAAGGTCATTCCAGCAGCTGAGAATGGCTGAAATAGAAGTGAGTTTAGGCAATGTGGTCTTTTTGCATCCAGCTGTTCCCAGTATCCAGCTGTATCACTTGGAGATTCCCTAGGAGGCAGGGCATTCCCACACAGTCAAGTCACAAGTGGTCTAATCTCTATGTGCCAATAAAATTGGGTGGTAAAGATGGAGACGGGAACGTGATCTGAAAGCAGAGCACTTAAACCTTTGTGAGAAGtcatatatatgtaaaattgGACATTCAATGTCAATGGTCTGTTAGGAGCCACTTACGCTTTTAATGTATctaaaaagaaagcatgaaataaggcatcatttcttcttttctgttgaaAGACCTGTCACTACCCTACTTTGATTAGCCAAGTTTTCAGAGTTGAATGCATTGAGTCATTACAAATGCCAGCAGGCTGGGGCTTCAGTTCCTCTACTCCTATTTCTTATCgtgcagctgctggagctgcagagcaAACAGGCAGCTGGCAGAAAGCTGCCTGCAACCAGCAGCCTGCTGCATTCTGCAGGTGTTGCTGGGCAGAAATAACCTGGGGCCAATTGGTAGCACCCGCCTGCTTTCTtgcatggggagggggaggggaggtgtTGGGATataatcacagcatcacagaatcacagtggGAATGGGGGAAATGTCCATCTCTGCTTGGTTAGTATAAAACTCTGATGTCTGCTACTTTGGTGTATTGGCTAGTAGTGCTGAGATCCACGTTGCTAACTCAATACACAGTGCTACTCCCTCCACTCACTCTAACTTTTAAATGTGAAATACCTTGCTAACAAGCAAAAAAGCCAAACAACCTGAAGGGAATG
The DNA window shown above is from Strix aluco isolate bStrAlu1 chromosome 1, bStrAlu1.hap1, whole genome shotgun sequence and carries:
- the AGR2 gene encoding anterior gradient protein 2 homolog, which gives rise to MEKSYMSMFLLLVAISCALAKDAGKKETKETTAKPKLPQTLSRGWGDQLIWTQTYEEALFRAKHSNKPLMIIHHLDDCPHSQALKKVFAEHKDIQKLAEKFILLNLVYETTDKNLSPDGQYVPRILFIDPSLTVRADITGRYSNRLYAYEPSDISLLYSNMQKAMKLLKTEL